The Castanea sativa cultivar Marrone di Chiusa Pesio chromosome 11, ASM4071231v1 genome contains a region encoding:
- the LOC142614516 gene encoding protein LONG AFTER FAR-RED 3-like isoform X2 produces MNLYTLISASVVVVLAIFFSLPLLNPTYWLSLNLKSWLWIPIPSSSLSSSPVIADLVVRNGVIYTSDESLPFADSMAIHNGRILRLGNFSFVQELAGDGTEELDLGGKVVVPGFIDSHVHLIYAGLQMARVELHGINKKDEFVRKIKEAVRNAKEGSWILGGGWNNDLWGGELPLASWIDDITPYNPVWLNRMDGHMGLANSVALKLSGISNLTKDPEGGTIVRTVDGEDTVNERREALVGATNHALMRGVTTVVDFGRYYPGVSAELPWEDFSDVYQWADASKKMMIRVCLFFPMETWLRLHDLIGKMGRAISQWIYLGGVKAFADGSLGSNSALFHEPYADEPHNYGLQVTESEILHNMTMASEKSGLQVAIHAIGDRANDLILDIYESVVSTNGMRDRRFRIEHAQHLAPGAAARFGRQGIVASVQPLHLLGDADTATKKLGTDRAQKESYLFRSLLASNALLAFGSDWPVVDINPLGGIKTAMKRLPPGWDDAWIPSECLTLNDALKAHTISAARACFLDNDLGSLSPGKLADFVILSTDSWDDFAAEGSASVEATYVSGVRAYP; encoded by the exons ATGAACCTCTACACTCTCATTTCAGCTTCAGTTGTGGTCGTTTTGGccatcttcttctctcttcctcttctcaACCCCACCT ATTGgttgagtttgaatttgaagTCTTGGTTGTGGATACCAATACCATCTTCTTCACTGTCTTCATCGCCTGTGATAGCAGACTTGGTGGTGAGGAATGGTGTGATATACACAAGCGATGAGTCTCTTCCTTTTGCTGATTCTATGGCCATTCACAATGGCAGGATTCTCAGACTTGGTAACTTCTCCTTTGTTCAG GAGTTGGCAGGAGATGGGACTGAAGAGTTAGATCTTGGAGGAAAAGTTGTGGTTCCTGGGTTTATTGATTCCCATGTACACTTGATTTATGCTGGACTCCAG ATGGCAAGGGTGGAACTACACggcataaataaaaaagatgagtTTGTGAGAAAGATCAAGGAAGCAGTGAGAA ATGCAAAAGAGGGTTCCTGGATTTTGGGTGGTGGATGGAACAATGATCTATGGGGAGGAGAATTGCCACTGGCTTCTTGGATTGATGATATTACACCTTATAATCCT GTTTGGTTGAATAGGATGGATGGCCATATGGGACTGGCAAATTCAGTGGCACTAAAGTTGTCTGGAATTAGTAATCTAACCAAAGATCCTGAAGGTGGAACTATTGTGAGAACTGTTGATGGAG AGGACACGGTGAATGAAAGGAGGGAAGCTTTGGTTGGAGCCACTAATCATGCCTTGATGAGGGGTGTTACAACAGTTGTTGATTTTGGGAGGTATTATCCTGGGGTATCAGCAGAGCTTCCCTGGGAAGACTTCTCAG ATGTGTATCAATGGGCTGATGCTTCAAAGAAGATGATGATTAGGGTTTGCTTATTTTTTCCAATGGAGACATGGTTACGTTTACAT GATCTAATTGGAAAAATGGGTCGTGCCATAAGCCAGTGGATTTACTTGGGTGGTGTAAAGGCTTTTGCTGATGGGTCTTTAGGTTCGAATAGTGCACTGTTTCATGAG CCGTATGCTGATGAGCCTCACAATTACGGCCTGCAAGTGACAGAAAGCGAAATTCTTCACAACATGACCATGGCATCGGAGAAATCAGGCCTTCAG GTTGCTATTCATGCCATAGGTGATAGAGCAAATGACTTGATCCTGGATATTTATGAGTCAGTTGTTTCTACTAATGGAATGAGGGATCGAAGATTTAGG ATTGAGCATGCACAGCATTTGGCACCTGGGGCAGCTGCCCGATTTGGTCGACAAGGGATTGTCGCTTCTGTACAG CCATTGCACCTATTGGGTGATGCTGATACTGCTACAAAGAAACTTGGGACGGACAGGGCTCAAAAGGAATCTTATCTATTTCGGTCACTCTTAGCTAGCAATGCCCTGTTAGCATTTGGTTCTGACTGGCCA GTTGTAGATATTAATCCTTTAGGTGGTATCAAGACAGCTATGAAGAGACTACCTCCTGGTTGGGATGATGCTTGGATTCCATCAGAGTGCCTTACACTGAATGATGCATTAAAGGC GCACACTATTTCAGCTGCTCGTGCATGCTTCCTTGACAATGATTTGGGATCTTTATCACCTGGGAAACTAGCAGATTTTGTCATACTATCTACTGATTCATGGGATGACTTTGCGGCAGAAGGATCTGCATCTGTTGAGGCAACATATGTTTCTGGGGTACGGGCCTATCCCTGA
- the LOC142614516 gene encoding protein LONG AFTER FAR-RED 3-like isoform X4 codes for MNLYTLISASVVVVLAIFFSLPLLNPTYWLSLNLKSWLWIPIPSSSLSSSPVIADLVVRNGVIYTSDESLPFADSMAIHNGRILRLGNFSFVQELAGDGTEELDLGGKVVVPGFIDSHVHLIYAGLQMARVELHGINKKDEFVRKIKEAVRNAKEGSWILGGGWNNDLWGGELPLASWIDDITPYNPVWLNRMDGHMGLANSVALKLSGISNLTKDPEGGTIVRTVDGEPTGLLIDSAMKLLLPYIPEDTVNERREALVGATNHALMRGVTTVVDFGRYYPGVSAELPWEDFSDVYQWADASKKMMIRVCLFFPMETWLRLHPYADEPHNYGLQVTESEILHNMTMASEKSGLQVAIHAIGDRANDLILDIYESVVSTNGMRDRRFRIEHAQHLAPGAAARFGRQGIVASVQPLHLLGDADTATKKLGTDRAQKESYLFRSLLASNALLAFGSDWPVVDINPLGGIKTAMKRLPPGWDDAWIPSECLTLNDALKAHTISAARACFLDNDLGSLSPGKLADFVILSTDSWDDFAAEGSASVEATYVSGVRAYP; via the exons ATGAACCTCTACACTCTCATTTCAGCTTCAGTTGTGGTCGTTTTGGccatcttcttctctcttcctcttctcaACCCCACCT ATTGgttgagtttgaatttgaagTCTTGGTTGTGGATACCAATACCATCTTCTTCACTGTCTTCATCGCCTGTGATAGCAGACTTGGTGGTGAGGAATGGTGTGATATACACAAGCGATGAGTCTCTTCCTTTTGCTGATTCTATGGCCATTCACAATGGCAGGATTCTCAGACTTGGTAACTTCTCCTTTGTTCAG GAGTTGGCAGGAGATGGGACTGAAGAGTTAGATCTTGGAGGAAAAGTTGTGGTTCCTGGGTTTATTGATTCCCATGTACACTTGATTTATGCTGGACTCCAG ATGGCAAGGGTGGAACTACACggcataaataaaaaagatgagtTTGTGAGAAAGATCAAGGAAGCAGTGAGAA ATGCAAAAGAGGGTTCCTGGATTTTGGGTGGTGGATGGAACAATGATCTATGGGGAGGAGAATTGCCACTGGCTTCTTGGATTGATGATATTACACCTTATAATCCT GTTTGGTTGAATAGGATGGATGGCCATATGGGACTGGCAAATTCAGTGGCACTAAAGTTGTCTGGAATTAGTAATCTAACCAAAGATCCTGAAGGTGGAACTATTGTGAGAACTGTTGATGGAG AGCCTACTGGATTGCTGATTGATTCTGCTATGAAACTTCTCCTTCCTTATATTCCAGAGGACACGGTGAATGAAAGGAGGGAAGCTTTGGTTGGAGCCACTAATCATGCCTTGATGAGGGGTGTTACAACAGTTGTTGATTTTGGGAGGTATTATCCTGGGGTATCAGCAGAGCTTCCCTGGGAAGACTTCTCAG ATGTGTATCAATGGGCTGATGCTTCAAAGAAGATGATGATTAGGGTTTGCTTATTTTTTCCAATGGAGACATGGTTACGTTTACAT CCGTATGCTGATGAGCCTCACAATTACGGCCTGCAAGTGACAGAAAGCGAAATTCTTCACAACATGACCATGGCATCGGAGAAATCAGGCCTTCAG GTTGCTATTCATGCCATAGGTGATAGAGCAAATGACTTGATCCTGGATATTTATGAGTCAGTTGTTTCTACTAATGGAATGAGGGATCGAAGATTTAGG ATTGAGCATGCACAGCATTTGGCACCTGGGGCAGCTGCCCGATTTGGTCGACAAGGGATTGTCGCTTCTGTACAG CCATTGCACCTATTGGGTGATGCTGATACTGCTACAAAGAAACTTGGGACGGACAGGGCTCAAAAGGAATCTTATCTATTTCGGTCACTCTTAGCTAGCAATGCCCTGTTAGCATTTGGTTCTGACTGGCCA GTTGTAGATATTAATCCTTTAGGTGGTATCAAGACAGCTATGAAGAGACTACCTCCTGGTTGGGATGATGCTTGGATTCCATCAGAGTGCCTTACACTGAATGATGCATTAAAGGC GCACACTATTTCAGCTGCTCGTGCATGCTTCCTTGACAATGATTTGGGATCTTTATCACCTGGGAAACTAGCAGATTTTGTCATACTATCTACTGATTCATGGGATGACTTTGCGGCAGAAGGATCTGCATCTGTTGAGGCAACATATGTTTCTGGGGTACGGGCCTATCCCTGA
- the LOC142614516 gene encoding protein LONG AFTER FAR-RED 3-like isoform X6 encodes MLDSSVKQMARVELHGINKKDEFVRKIKEAVRNAKEGSWILGGGWNNDLWGGELPLASWIDDITPYNPVWLNRMDGHMGLANSVALKLSGISNLTKDPEGGTIVRTVDGEPTGLLIDSAMKLLLPYIPEDTVNERREALVGATNHALMRGVTTVVDFGRYYPGVSAELPWEDFSDVYQWADASKKMMIRVCLFFPMETWLRLHDLIGKMGRAISQWIYLGGVKAFADGSLGSNSALFHEPYADEPHNYGLQVTESEILHNMTMASEKSGLQVAIHAIGDRANDLILDIYESVVSTNGMRDRRFRIEHAQHLAPGAAARFGRQGIVASVQPLHLLGDADTATKKLGTDRAQKESYLFRSLLASNALLAFGSDWPVVDINPLGGIKTAMKRLPPGWDDAWIPSECLTLNDALKAHTISAARACFLDNDLGSLSPGKLADFVILSTDSWDDFAAEGSASVEATYVSGVRAYP; translated from the exons ATGCTGGACTCCAG TGTAAAACAGATGGCAAGGGTGGAACTACACggcataaataaaaaagatgagtTTGTGAGAAAGATCAAGGAAGCAGTGAGAA ATGCAAAAGAGGGTTCCTGGATTTTGGGTGGTGGATGGAACAATGATCTATGGGGAGGAGAATTGCCACTGGCTTCTTGGATTGATGATATTACACCTTATAATCCT GTTTGGTTGAATAGGATGGATGGCCATATGGGACTGGCAAATTCAGTGGCACTAAAGTTGTCTGGAATTAGTAATCTAACCAAAGATCCTGAAGGTGGAACTATTGTGAGAACTGTTGATGGAG AGCCTACTGGATTGCTGATTGATTCTGCTATGAAACTTCTCCTTCCTTATATTCCAGAGGACACGGTGAATGAAAGGAGGGAAGCTTTGGTTGGAGCCACTAATCATGCCTTGATGAGGGGTGTTACAACAGTTGTTGATTTTGGGAGGTATTATCCTGGGGTATCAGCAGAGCTTCCCTGGGAAGACTTCTCAG ATGTGTATCAATGGGCTGATGCTTCAAAGAAGATGATGATTAGGGTTTGCTTATTTTTTCCAATGGAGACATGGTTACGTTTACAT GATCTAATTGGAAAAATGGGTCGTGCCATAAGCCAGTGGATTTACTTGGGTGGTGTAAAGGCTTTTGCTGATGGGTCTTTAGGTTCGAATAGTGCACTGTTTCATGAG CCGTATGCTGATGAGCCTCACAATTACGGCCTGCAAGTGACAGAAAGCGAAATTCTTCACAACATGACCATGGCATCGGAGAAATCAGGCCTTCAG GTTGCTATTCATGCCATAGGTGATAGAGCAAATGACTTGATCCTGGATATTTATGAGTCAGTTGTTTCTACTAATGGAATGAGGGATCGAAGATTTAGG ATTGAGCATGCACAGCATTTGGCACCTGGGGCAGCTGCCCGATTTGGTCGACAAGGGATTGTCGCTTCTGTACAG CCATTGCACCTATTGGGTGATGCTGATACTGCTACAAAGAAACTTGGGACGGACAGGGCTCAAAAGGAATCTTATCTATTTCGGTCACTCTTAGCTAGCAATGCCCTGTTAGCATTTGGTTCTGACTGGCCA GTTGTAGATATTAATCCTTTAGGTGGTATCAAGACAGCTATGAAGAGACTACCTCCTGGTTGGGATGATGCTTGGATTCCATCAGAGTGCCTTACACTGAATGATGCATTAAAGGC GCACACTATTTCAGCTGCTCGTGCATGCTTCCTTGACAATGATTTGGGATCTTTATCACCTGGGAAACTAGCAGATTTTGTCATACTATCTACTGATTCATGGGATGACTTTGCGGCAGAAGGATCTGCATCTGTTGAGGCAACATATGTTTCTGGGGTACGGGCCTATCCCTGA
- the LOC142614516 gene encoding protein LONG AFTER FAR-RED 3-like isoform X1, which yields MNLYTLISASVVVVLAIFFSLPLLNPTYWLSLNLKSWLWIPIPSSSLSSSPVIADLVVRNGVIYTSDESLPFADSMAIHNGRILRLGNFSFVQELAGDGTEELDLGGKVVVPGFIDSHVHLIYAGLQMARVELHGINKKDEFVRKIKEAVRNAKEGSWILGGGWNNDLWGGELPLASWIDDITPYNPVWLNRMDGHMGLANSVALKLSGISNLTKDPEGGTIVRTVDGEPTGLLIDSAMKLLLPYIPEDTVNERREALVGATNHALMRGVTTVVDFGRYYPGVSAELPWEDFSDVYQWADASKKMMIRVCLFFPMETWLRLHDLIGKMGRAISQWIYLGGVKAFADGSLGSNSALFHEPYADEPHNYGLQVTESEILHNMTMASEKSGLQVAIHAIGDRANDLILDIYESVVSTNGMRDRRFRIEHAQHLAPGAAARFGRQGIVASVQPLHLLGDADTATKKLGTDRAQKESYLFRSLLASNALLAFGSDWPVVDINPLGGIKTAMKRLPPGWDDAWIPSECLTLNDALKAHTISAARACFLDNDLGSLSPGKLADFVILSTDSWDDFAAEGSASVEATYVSGVRAYP from the exons ATGAACCTCTACACTCTCATTTCAGCTTCAGTTGTGGTCGTTTTGGccatcttcttctctcttcctcttctcaACCCCACCT ATTGgttgagtttgaatttgaagTCTTGGTTGTGGATACCAATACCATCTTCTTCACTGTCTTCATCGCCTGTGATAGCAGACTTGGTGGTGAGGAATGGTGTGATATACACAAGCGATGAGTCTCTTCCTTTTGCTGATTCTATGGCCATTCACAATGGCAGGATTCTCAGACTTGGTAACTTCTCCTTTGTTCAG GAGTTGGCAGGAGATGGGACTGAAGAGTTAGATCTTGGAGGAAAAGTTGTGGTTCCTGGGTTTATTGATTCCCATGTACACTTGATTTATGCTGGACTCCAG ATGGCAAGGGTGGAACTACACggcataaataaaaaagatgagtTTGTGAGAAAGATCAAGGAAGCAGTGAGAA ATGCAAAAGAGGGTTCCTGGATTTTGGGTGGTGGATGGAACAATGATCTATGGGGAGGAGAATTGCCACTGGCTTCTTGGATTGATGATATTACACCTTATAATCCT GTTTGGTTGAATAGGATGGATGGCCATATGGGACTGGCAAATTCAGTGGCACTAAAGTTGTCTGGAATTAGTAATCTAACCAAAGATCCTGAAGGTGGAACTATTGTGAGAACTGTTGATGGAG AGCCTACTGGATTGCTGATTGATTCTGCTATGAAACTTCTCCTTCCTTATATTCCAGAGGACACGGTGAATGAAAGGAGGGAAGCTTTGGTTGGAGCCACTAATCATGCCTTGATGAGGGGTGTTACAACAGTTGTTGATTTTGGGAGGTATTATCCTGGGGTATCAGCAGAGCTTCCCTGGGAAGACTTCTCAG ATGTGTATCAATGGGCTGATGCTTCAAAGAAGATGATGATTAGGGTTTGCTTATTTTTTCCAATGGAGACATGGTTACGTTTACAT GATCTAATTGGAAAAATGGGTCGTGCCATAAGCCAGTGGATTTACTTGGGTGGTGTAAAGGCTTTTGCTGATGGGTCTTTAGGTTCGAATAGTGCACTGTTTCATGAG CCGTATGCTGATGAGCCTCACAATTACGGCCTGCAAGTGACAGAAAGCGAAATTCTTCACAACATGACCATGGCATCGGAGAAATCAGGCCTTCAG GTTGCTATTCATGCCATAGGTGATAGAGCAAATGACTTGATCCTGGATATTTATGAGTCAGTTGTTTCTACTAATGGAATGAGGGATCGAAGATTTAGG ATTGAGCATGCACAGCATTTGGCACCTGGGGCAGCTGCCCGATTTGGTCGACAAGGGATTGTCGCTTCTGTACAG CCATTGCACCTATTGGGTGATGCTGATACTGCTACAAAGAAACTTGGGACGGACAGGGCTCAAAAGGAATCTTATCTATTTCGGTCACTCTTAGCTAGCAATGCCCTGTTAGCATTTGGTTCTGACTGGCCA GTTGTAGATATTAATCCTTTAGGTGGTATCAAGACAGCTATGAAGAGACTACCTCCTGGTTGGGATGATGCTTGGATTCCATCAGAGTGCCTTACACTGAATGATGCATTAAAGGC GCACACTATTTCAGCTGCTCGTGCATGCTTCCTTGACAATGATTTGGGATCTTTATCACCTGGGAAACTAGCAGATTTTGTCATACTATCTACTGATTCATGGGATGACTTTGCGGCAGAAGGATCTGCATCTGTTGAGGCAACATATGTTTCTGGGGTACGGGCCTATCCCTGA
- the LOC142614516 gene encoding protein LONG AFTER FAR-RED 3-like isoform X3 produces the protein MNLYTLISASVVVVLAIFFSLPLLNPTYWLSLNLKSWLWIPIPSSSLSSSPVIADLVVRNGVIYTSDESLPFADSMAIHNGRILRLGNFSFVQMARVELHGINKKDEFVRKIKEAVRNAKEGSWILGGGWNNDLWGGELPLASWIDDITPYNPVWLNRMDGHMGLANSVALKLSGISNLTKDPEGGTIVRTVDGEPTGLLIDSAMKLLLPYIPEDTVNERREALVGATNHALMRGVTTVVDFGRYYPGVSAELPWEDFSDVYQWADASKKMMIRVCLFFPMETWLRLHDLIGKMGRAISQWIYLGGVKAFADGSLGSNSALFHEPYADEPHNYGLQVTESEILHNMTMASEKSGLQVAIHAIGDRANDLILDIYESVVSTNGMRDRRFRIEHAQHLAPGAAARFGRQGIVASVQPLHLLGDADTATKKLGTDRAQKESYLFRSLLASNALLAFGSDWPVVDINPLGGIKTAMKRLPPGWDDAWIPSECLTLNDALKAHTISAARACFLDNDLGSLSPGKLADFVILSTDSWDDFAAEGSASVEATYVSGVRAYP, from the exons ATGAACCTCTACACTCTCATTTCAGCTTCAGTTGTGGTCGTTTTGGccatcttcttctctcttcctcttctcaACCCCACCT ATTGgttgagtttgaatttgaagTCTTGGTTGTGGATACCAATACCATCTTCTTCACTGTCTTCATCGCCTGTGATAGCAGACTTGGTGGTGAGGAATGGTGTGATATACACAAGCGATGAGTCTCTTCCTTTTGCTGATTCTATGGCCATTCACAATGGCAGGATTCTCAGACTTGGTAACTTCTCCTTTGTTCAG ATGGCAAGGGTGGAACTACACggcataaataaaaaagatgagtTTGTGAGAAAGATCAAGGAAGCAGTGAGAA ATGCAAAAGAGGGTTCCTGGATTTTGGGTGGTGGATGGAACAATGATCTATGGGGAGGAGAATTGCCACTGGCTTCTTGGATTGATGATATTACACCTTATAATCCT GTTTGGTTGAATAGGATGGATGGCCATATGGGACTGGCAAATTCAGTGGCACTAAAGTTGTCTGGAATTAGTAATCTAACCAAAGATCCTGAAGGTGGAACTATTGTGAGAACTGTTGATGGAG AGCCTACTGGATTGCTGATTGATTCTGCTATGAAACTTCTCCTTCCTTATATTCCAGAGGACACGGTGAATGAAAGGAGGGAAGCTTTGGTTGGAGCCACTAATCATGCCTTGATGAGGGGTGTTACAACAGTTGTTGATTTTGGGAGGTATTATCCTGGGGTATCAGCAGAGCTTCCCTGGGAAGACTTCTCAG ATGTGTATCAATGGGCTGATGCTTCAAAGAAGATGATGATTAGGGTTTGCTTATTTTTTCCAATGGAGACATGGTTACGTTTACAT GATCTAATTGGAAAAATGGGTCGTGCCATAAGCCAGTGGATTTACTTGGGTGGTGTAAAGGCTTTTGCTGATGGGTCTTTAGGTTCGAATAGTGCACTGTTTCATGAG CCGTATGCTGATGAGCCTCACAATTACGGCCTGCAAGTGACAGAAAGCGAAATTCTTCACAACATGACCATGGCATCGGAGAAATCAGGCCTTCAG GTTGCTATTCATGCCATAGGTGATAGAGCAAATGACTTGATCCTGGATATTTATGAGTCAGTTGTTTCTACTAATGGAATGAGGGATCGAAGATTTAGG ATTGAGCATGCACAGCATTTGGCACCTGGGGCAGCTGCCCGATTTGGTCGACAAGGGATTGTCGCTTCTGTACAG CCATTGCACCTATTGGGTGATGCTGATACTGCTACAAAGAAACTTGGGACGGACAGGGCTCAAAAGGAATCTTATCTATTTCGGTCACTCTTAGCTAGCAATGCCCTGTTAGCATTTGGTTCTGACTGGCCA GTTGTAGATATTAATCCTTTAGGTGGTATCAAGACAGCTATGAAGAGACTACCTCCTGGTTGGGATGATGCTTGGATTCCATCAGAGTGCCTTACACTGAATGATGCATTAAAGGC GCACACTATTTCAGCTGCTCGTGCATGCTTCCTTGACAATGATTTGGGATCTTTATCACCTGGGAAACTAGCAGATTTTGTCATACTATCTACTGATTCATGGGATGACTTTGCGGCAGAAGGATCTGCATCTGTTGAGGCAACATATGTTTCTGGGGTACGGGCCTATCCCTGA
- the LOC142614516 gene encoding protein LONG AFTER FAR-RED 3-like isoform X5 — protein MNLYTLISASVVVVLAIFFSLPLLNPTYWLSLNLKSWLWIPIPSSSLSSSPVIADLVVRNGVIYTSDESLPFADSMAIHNGRILRLGNFSFVQELAGDGTEELDLGGKVVVPGFIDSHVHLIYAGLQMARVELHGINKKDEFVRKIKEAVRNAKEGSWILGGGWNNDLWGGELPLASWIDDITPYNPVWLNRMDGHMGLANSVALKLSGISNLTKDPEGGTIVRTVDGEPTGLLIDSAMKLLLPYIPEDTVNERREALVGATNHALMRGVTTVVDFGRYYPGVSAELPWEDFSDVYQWADASKKMMIRVCLFFPMETWLRLHDLIGKMGRAISQWIYLGGVKAFADGSLGSNSALFHEPYADEPHNYGLQVTESEILHNMTMASEKSGLQVAIHAIGDRANDLILDIYESVVSTNGMRDRRFRIEHAQHLAPGAAARFGRQGIVASVQPLHLLGDADTATKKLGTDRAQKESYLFRSLLASNALLAFGSDWPCCCFRL, from the exons ATGAACCTCTACACTCTCATTTCAGCTTCAGTTGTGGTCGTTTTGGccatcttcttctctcttcctcttctcaACCCCACCT ATTGgttgagtttgaatttgaagTCTTGGTTGTGGATACCAATACCATCTTCTTCACTGTCTTCATCGCCTGTGATAGCAGACTTGGTGGTGAGGAATGGTGTGATATACACAAGCGATGAGTCTCTTCCTTTTGCTGATTCTATGGCCATTCACAATGGCAGGATTCTCAGACTTGGTAACTTCTCCTTTGTTCAG GAGTTGGCAGGAGATGGGACTGAAGAGTTAGATCTTGGAGGAAAAGTTGTGGTTCCTGGGTTTATTGATTCCCATGTACACTTGATTTATGCTGGACTCCAG ATGGCAAGGGTGGAACTACACggcataaataaaaaagatgagtTTGTGAGAAAGATCAAGGAAGCAGTGAGAA ATGCAAAAGAGGGTTCCTGGATTTTGGGTGGTGGATGGAACAATGATCTATGGGGAGGAGAATTGCCACTGGCTTCTTGGATTGATGATATTACACCTTATAATCCT GTTTGGTTGAATAGGATGGATGGCCATATGGGACTGGCAAATTCAGTGGCACTAAAGTTGTCTGGAATTAGTAATCTAACCAAAGATCCTGAAGGTGGAACTATTGTGAGAACTGTTGATGGAG AGCCTACTGGATTGCTGATTGATTCTGCTATGAAACTTCTCCTTCCTTATATTCCAGAGGACACGGTGAATGAAAGGAGGGAAGCTTTGGTTGGAGCCACTAATCATGCCTTGATGAGGGGTGTTACAACAGTTGTTGATTTTGGGAGGTATTATCCTGGGGTATCAGCAGAGCTTCCCTGGGAAGACTTCTCAG ATGTGTATCAATGGGCTGATGCTTCAAAGAAGATGATGATTAGGGTTTGCTTATTTTTTCCAATGGAGACATGGTTACGTTTACAT GATCTAATTGGAAAAATGGGTCGTGCCATAAGCCAGTGGATTTACTTGGGTGGTGTAAAGGCTTTTGCTGATGGGTCTTTAGGTTCGAATAGTGCACTGTTTCATGAG CCGTATGCTGATGAGCCTCACAATTACGGCCTGCAAGTGACAGAAAGCGAAATTCTTCACAACATGACCATGGCATCGGAGAAATCAGGCCTTCAG GTTGCTATTCATGCCATAGGTGATAGAGCAAATGACTTGATCCTGGATATTTATGAGTCAGTTGTTTCTACTAATGGAATGAGGGATCGAAGATTTAGG ATTGAGCATGCACAGCATTTGGCACCTGGGGCAGCTGCCCGATTTGGTCGACAAGGGATTGTCGCTTCTGTACAG CCATTGCACCTATTGGGTGATGCTGATACTGCTACAAAGAAACTTGGGACGGACAGGGCTCAAAAGGAATCTTATCTATTTCGGTCACTCTTAGCTAGCAATGCCCTGTTAGCATTTGGTTCTGACTGGCCA TGCTGTTGCTTCAGGTTGTAG